The genomic region ACCCGTGTGGCGGTTTTTTTATACTTGGATTCTCTTACTCCTTTATGCTAGGAGGTGAGCCGGTTGTATGTTTGGTAACCAGTGAGCGAGAATCCGGCTTTGCCGGTTTGAGCGAAAGGGGATTGGGGGGAAGGAGCGTCGTCTGAGACGCGAGTCGTTCCCCCCATCAATATGAAAGGTGAAAAGGGTCAAGCGCCCGATATCAAATTCGTCCTCGATGAGCTCAGCCATCCATTAACGGTTGTTTCTGAGGGGATAAACCTTCTGAAGGAATATTTTGATAACCATCAGGACCTTCGCCGCAAACAGGTCTTCGGTTCCGTTCAAACGAACCTTGAACGCGCGATGGCCCTTTTAAAAGGGATGTCCGAAAGTGTCGATGGCGGGTCCAAAAAGCCGTCTGCGGTTCATTTTGACATACTCCATCAGATCCAGCAGGTGACGTCCACTCATGATCAGCTTTTTTTGCAACGCCAGCTTCATTACAGGGTGACCGCCTCAGCCGACATGCCAAAGGTCTATGGCAATCCGGACCATATCTTTGTGGTCCTTTCACACCTCATTTCTAACGCCATAAAGTTCGCGCCGAGGTCTAGCGAGATAGATATCAAGGCAAGAGAGGTATCCTTAAGACAGGGAGCCGGGATAGAGGTGACGGTGTCCAACGAAAGCCCAAATTTTACCGAAAAGGACCGTTACCAGATATTCGAGAAGTTCTATAACACTAAGAGCACGGACAGCTCCGGGGTCGCCGGTCTTGGTCTTGCCGTATGCAGGGAGATAGTACAAAAGGCCGGCGGACAGCTTTGGGTCGATATCCCTTCAAAGGGAAGGGTCTCGTTCGCCTTCGTCCTTCCGTGCGCAGAGGTGGTTCAGACGAACAAACAAAAAGGCCACCAGACCTATAAATACGATATAACGATAGCCAACTTTAAGGATCTGAAAGATTCCATAGGCGTCGAAAAAAGTTCCGCGATACTGCATCAGATCGAAGAAGAGGTAAGAAAGCTCGTTCGTTATCCGATAGATGTCGTGGCTACCTTCGAGGCGAGCGGTGTTATCAGCACTATCTACGAAACGCAGGAAGGGCATGCCTCATCGGTCGCTACAAGGATATCACAAAAACTTGGTACAGAGGAGTTCAAGGCAGGAAGGGCGCGGGTCCCTGTAATTTTTAAATATCACCTCTCTATTTTACAATGATAAAGCTTACGCCTCTCTTCATCATTCTTTTGGCCGTCTACGCAATTCCCATAACAAGACTTGCCCTCTTTTTTATTCCAAGGTTCGATCTGGAGCCCGTAAGAAAGATCGATGCGATCCTTGGGAGGATCGAGTGGTTCATTCATCCGTTAAGGGATTATCTTCTTTTTGCGGCGCTTATCTGTTCCGCCGGATACTTTATCTATACCGGTGAAATAGTGAATGCCCTTTTACTTGTTCCGTTCGCTCTCGTCTCCGTTTTTGCAAAGGTAAGGATTCTTCTTTTTAGGAGAAGAATGGCTGATTTCGGGGTTCGTCATCCGGATATCCATCCTAAATTATTCTTTGAATGCTACTATGCCGGATTCGGCCCTTTTCCGATAGCGATACCAAAGGACCCCAAAGAACTCATAAAGCCCTTCGACTGTTCTTTTAAGGTCGGCAAAACGTCAAAGTGCTTTTGGCCGGTGCTCGCGGGAGTTTTCAATACAGCTACGATAGCAAGGCTTATCACTGCGTCGTTCAGATGGAAGGGACCCGAATATGCAAGAAAGGCCGCCGGAACTCTTTCAACCATATGGGGGACAAGGGCGGCACAGCTTGGCCGGATGTCTATAAAGACGGAGGGTTTGGATAAGCTAAATGGCCTCGAAGGCAAGAACGTGTTTGTATTCAATCATAAAAGCTTCTTGGATTTTGCCTTTGGGACGCTTGCCCTGTACGGCCACGGATACGATTTCAGGTTCCTTGCCGCGCGCGACCATTTCTTAGACAACCCGTTTCTGCGGTTCATCATGGGTCGGGCGATGGAGGTCGTTGGAACCATCTTTGTGGACAGGAACGAAAAGTCTTCTTATCCAAGGGCGGCGGCTATAGAAGCCTCGGAAAAACTATTCAATCTGGATATCGATATCGTCATGTTCCCACAGGGGACCCGAGCCTACGCTAACGTCGATGCAAAGGGAAAAAGGCTCGATTCCGGTTATTACACATCAGGCAATAAAAGACGCCTTTGCGAATCCGGAGGCCACATGAAAAAAGGGGCCGCTCACATTGCTGTTGATACGGCCGTTCTCTTAAAGAAGGTGGAAAGAAGCCAGGTGAACATTGTGCCCGTTGCGCTTATAGGCACAGGCATGGCGGTGCCGAGAAAGAGCATCGTTATACAGAAGGATACGGACATAGTCATAAAAATAGGCCAGCCGATAATTATCAAGGGGTCTGCGGTTTCAAAGCTAGAACATGATACGCATGAACATAAAGAGTTTGTCGATGACATCAATTTGAGGATCGATAACGCCTTGAAGGGGCTTTTAGATGTGCACTCACTTTTAGAAAAACGCTATTTTAGAGATATAAGATCGTTGATGCCGGCAACGGATTATGAACATGCGGCCGTCGCCATGAAGGCGTGGCGCGGCAGGGACTATCTCATCTACACACTTTTGGACTGCATATACGCGGCACATCCCAAGAATTGGCCCACGTTCCTTAGAGAGGTTTCTAACCTCATGATGTCCGACGCACCTTTCGGTTCGTTCATGCATTTCAAGGAGAGGGTGGTCGATTTCATGATAGAAGGGACGACGCTTAAATGAAAGTAAGATTCTTTCCTATCCTGCTTCTTGTTTCCTCCTGCTTCGTGTTTCAGGCCGCGTATGCGGCCGACAAGACGACCGGCTCCATCACGGGCGAGATAAAACTTGAAGGCAAAAGGCCGCCTAAAAAGGCCGCCCCGGCCATAGTGGAATATCAAGGCCCCTGCGGGACCAGACGCTCGACCGAAATAGTCAGGCTCTGGAAGAATAGGATAACCGACGTTACGTTATGGCTCACGAGGGAGAAGGGCTCCGGTCCTAACCTTTTGAGCGGAACGCCGGCGGCGGTCGGCCAGTCATGCGAGTTCATGCCAAAGATGCTTCCGGCAGTTCCTGGTTCGATCGTTAGGGTGATAAACAACGATCCATATACCCAGTGGCTTCTTGTAGAGGAGGAAGGTTTCAAAAAACGCCAGATAATGCAGGAGCCGGAAGGGGAGCCCGTAGAACTTGAGGTCAAAAAGGGGAAGGTGATACATCTTTCATCCGGTTTCTATCCCTGGATGGAGGCGTGGATAAGGCCAGTGCCGAAGCTTTTTGCCGTGGCCGCCACCAAATGGGACGGACTTTTTGAGTTTAACGACATTCCTCCCGGAAAATACACCATTCACGCTTGGCATTCATCCTTGGGTGAGACGTCCGAAGAGGTGATCGTTGAGGCCGGCGAGAAGGATAAGGTGGAGATCGCTTTTCAGCTTCCATTAGAGAGTCCGATACCTGTCATGAACGCATCGAGTCTTGAGAATTTTTTGAGCGGGTCGACCTACAGAGATGCTGATGAAAATCCGTTCAAGAAGTGAAAAGACCGCTCGCCTTGCTCGGGGGCGCCATTGCCCTCACAACTCAAGCTTTCAGCTCTTCAATAGCCTTTTTATAATCCTTTTTACCGAAGATGGCGGAGCCGGCGACTATTATCTGTCCCCCGGCGCTTGTCACTTCCTTTACGTTCGAGACCTTTATTCCGCCGTCAACCTCAATGAGCTTGTTCCATTTTTTATCTTCGTAGATATGTTTGTGAAGACGCCTTATCTTTTCAAGGCATGAATGGATGAGCGACTGGCCGCCAAATCCGGGGTTCACGGTCATTACAAGGACGAAGTCGGCATATTCCACGAAGGGTAAGAACTTTTCAACGTCGCTCGGCGGGTTTATGACCGCCCCGGCCTTGCATTTCAGTTTTCTTATGGCGGTGAGTATCTTTTCTAGGTCGCACGCCTCAAAATGAACGGAGAGCATATCGGCCCCGGCCTCTGCGAACTTTTCGATATATTTTTCGGGATGCTCTATCATTAAATGGACATCAAGTGGAATGGCGGTGGCCTTTCGCACGGCCTTAACAACATCCGGGCCTATCGTGATGTTAGGGACGAAATGTCCATCCATGACATCCACGTGGATTATGTCGGCGCCGGCCTCTTCGACCGCTTTTACCTCTTCAGCAAGACGACCGAAATCGGCCGACAAAATAGATGGAGCTATTAATCTCATATAAACCTATCTCCGACCTTCAGCCCGGAGCCCTTTAGGTATTCGACCGCCGGCATTCGTTTTTTACCGGGGGCCTGAACTTCCAGGATGCAGAGCTGGCCAAAACCGGTCGCCACGAATATTCCCTTATCAAGACCTATGATCGTTCCTGGTCTTTCCTTCGTTTCTATCTCAATCGGGGCCGCATCGTATATGATCAATTTATTCTTGTCATTTCTTGCTTCCTGCTTCTTGCTTCCTGCTTCTTCTGTGTATGTATATGCGCCGGGCCAGGGAGTTAAACCCCTTATTCTGTTATATATCCCGGAGGCGGAGCGGCCCCAGTCAATAAGCCCTTCCTCTTTGGAAAGCTTATGAAAGACTGTCGCCTCCTTGTGGTCCTGGACAAGCCCCGCAAGGGTGCCGGCTTCAATCCGGTCAAGGGTCTTTAGAAGAAGTTCCGCTCCCATCGCCGCCAGATGTTCATGGAGAGTCTCAGATGTGTCGTGAGAGGTGATCTCGGTGGCACATTGGAGGAGTATATCTCCCTCGTCCATCTTTTTGTTCATGTACATTGTGGTGACGCCGGTCTTTTGTTCGCCGTTCATTATCGCCCAATTGATGGGGGCCGCCCCTCTGTATTTAGGGAGAAGCGACGCGTGGACGTTAATGCATCCCTTGAGCGGAAGATCCAGTATCTCCTTAGGGATGATCTTGCCGTATGCCACAACTATTATTGCATCCGGGGCCAACGTCTTTATTTTAAAAAGAAGTTCGTTATTGTCCTTGAGCGTTAGGGGCTTTTCGGTTGGAATGTCGTGTTCTTTTGCAAATTCGGCAACTGGTGAGGGAGTTAATTTTCGGCCTCTTCCCGCCGGTTTGTCGGGCTGTGTCACAACGAGCGACACTTCGTGTTTTGAAGAGATGAGTGCGCCGAGGGACGAGACCGCAAAATCGGGGGAACCCATAAACACTAGTTTCATATAAGCTGGTCATCCCCGCGTAGACGGGGATCTCGTTTGTATAATCTGGATTCCCGCTTTCTTTGGGAATGACAGTGTCACAGTATCGATGTCTTCTTTATAAGCTTCAGATATTTATCCTGCTCCTTTTTGGAGACGAGGTCTATCAGAAGCTTGCCGTTCAGATGGTCTATCTCGTGCTGGAACGCGACCGATAGCAGCCCTTCGGCGAATATCTCGACCGTTTTTCCTTTTTTATCAAGGGCCCGAACGACTATCTTTTCGCGCCTCTTCATCTTTATCCTGAACTCGGGTATCGAAAGACAGCCCTCTTCCCATTCTATCTCGCCGCCTGAAGATATTATCGCCGGATTTGCAAGCTGGAGAAGGTTGGATCTTTTTCCGCCTGCAGGTGTTTCGGTCCCGATATCTATAACAATGACCCTAAGACCTATTCCCGCCTGTGGCGCCGCGAGGCCGACTCCTGCATCTGCGTACATCGTCTCGGCCATGTCGTCCATGAGCTTTACGATATCTTTGGTGACCTCTTTCACGGGTTTTGCAACCTTGTGGAGTATGGGGTCTGGATATGTGCGAATATTTAACATCGTCATTCCAAACAATTCATAGCATATTGATCGGGTCTACATCAATAGATACCTTAACGCCACGGGGCGTCTTTTTCAGGTGGCCTAGGACGTTTGTAAGCCCGACTCTTAATCCCTTGATATCGCTACCTTTTAACATCAATTGCCAGCGGTAATTGTTCCTTATTTTATGGATAAGGGCGGGTGTTGGGCCGAGAATGGTCACCCCTGTCATTGCGGGTCCAGCCTCTTGGCTGGGCGAAGCAATCTCATGCGCACATTTTGATTCGGGAGATTGCTTCGGGCTTTGCCCTCGCAATGACACAGCCAGACATTGCGCAAAGCCCATCACCTTTGCATCGTTTAGGCCCTGAACCTTGACCATTGCCAACCGCCCGAAGGGCGGGTAGCTGAGCTCACGACGCATCGGTATCTCGTTCTCATAAAAATTGAAGAAGTCGTGTCCCATGGAGGCAGCTATTGAATAATGTTCGGGCGAATATGTCTGAATTATCACCTTTCCCTTCTTATCGCTCCTCCCCGACCGGCCTGCCACCTGTGTGAGCAGCTGAAACGTCCTTTCGCCGGACCTGAAGTCGGGGAAGTTTATCGAATGGTCCGCATCTAGGACGCCGACAAGCGTGACATTGGGGAAGTCGTGGCCCTTGGTGACCATCTGTGTGCCGACAAGTATGTCTATTTTACCAGATCTCATCTGAGACAATATTTTGGAGCGCATGCCGGCCTTAACAGCCACGTCCCGGTCGAAACGCTCGATCCTTGCATCCGGAAAGAGGGCCCTTAGTTCCGATTCTATTCGTTCGGTCCCCGTTCCCAGATCTTTGAGCCTTGGGCTACCGCACTTAAGGCACTTGTTCGCCCTTTTTATCTTGTATTCACAGTAGTGGCACAGAAGCGAATCGTTCTCCTTATGATAAGAGAGGGTGATGTTGCAGTTGGGGCAGGTGAAGGCCTCGCCGCATTCCTCGCAAAGCACGAAACTTGCAAAGCCTCGCCTGTTGAGAAAGAGTATCGTCTGCTCTTTCTTGTTGAGGACCTCGGAGATGGCTCCCATGAGCTTTGGCGATATGTTGGCGCCTTTGGCGGAGAGGCGCATATCGATTATCTCAACCTCGGGAAGCGGCGCACCCGTGGGTCTTTCCTGAAGATGTATATAATGATACTTTTTAAGTTTGGCGTTCGTAAAGGTCTCGATCGAAGGTGTGGCGGAGCCCAAGATGCAGTGGACGTTCTCTATTTTTGCGCGCATCACGGCCGTATCGCGCCCGTTGTAGCGCGGGTTTTCGTCCTGTTTATATGACGGGTCGTGTTCTTCATCCACGATGATTAAACCCAAGTTCTTAAGCGGGGCAAAGACCGCCGAGCGAGTCCCTATAACTATCTTTGCCTTGCCATCCTTTATCCTCTTCCATTCGTAGAACCTTTTGGCCTCGGTGAGGCCGCTGTGATATGTAGCAACGCAGTCGCCAAATCGCGCGACTATTCGCCCCACCGTTTGCGGAGTCATTCCTATCTCGGGTACGAGAAGTATGGCCGAGCGGCATTCTTTAATGACCTCTTCAAAGAGCCTCAAGTATACCTCGGTCTTGCCGCTTCCCGTAACGCCATGAAGCAGGGTCGTTTCGAATTTTTGCTCTTTTAGCCTCTCTTTGAGATCGTCCACGGCCCCTTTTTGTTCCGCCGAAAGGGTGACCTCTTCCTCGTTCATGAAGATGTCGTCTATGATGGTCTCCTTGGGGGTGACCTCCCGTTTTTTCTTGGTCCTTACGGCCAGCGAATTGGGAAGCGCGGTCTTTACCATCTCGCCTATTGGTACAAAGTAGTAATCAGAGAGCCATCTTATAAGCTCCACCATCTTTTCGGAAAGGGACGGTTCGGTATCAAGGACCTCTAAGATATCTTTTATCCGAAATTCTCTTTGACTTTGACTTACGCACTCTTCCATCACATACCCCACGACCGTTCTTCGCCCGAGGGGGACCATGACCCTGTTCCCGACACGTACATCGAGCCCGTCGGGAACGGAGTAGGTAAATGCGCCCCTTAATGGAAGCGCTATTGCAACCTGTACGGATCTCATAACTTGGTCTAGTGACTTAGTTTATAGAGATAAAAGAATAAAGGGAAATATTAGGTCGGTTTTCCGTGGCGGACATCGCGTCCTTTTACCATGAATATTGCAAGCTCCGCAATGTTCGTGGAGTGGTCGGCGATGCGCTCGAAATATCTAACGATGGAGGTGGCGGGGAAGAGTATCCGGATGCTCTTAGGTTCTGTTTCGCTCCTGTTCAAGAGTTCAGTGATATATCTTTCTGTCAGATCGTCCACCTCGTCATCGCTTTTAAGAACCTCTTCGGCCTTTATCACATCCTTTTCAACGAAGGCATCAAGGCTTTCTTTGAGCATATTCTGGACCAGCAAGGTCATTTTGGTAAGATCGATCGGGGCCTCCCCGTTCTTAAGGATATCTGTCACGCGCTGCGACGCATTTACCGCAAGGTCCCCGACCCTTTCTAGGTCTGTGACTATCTTGAGCCCGCGGGTGATAAAGCGAAGGTCAGATGCCGCCGGCTGATATCTTGCAAGCAGCTGAATGCACTGTTCGTCTATCGCCACCTCAAGCGCGTTGACGGCGTGGTCGGACTCGACGACCCTTGCGGCAAGCTTTGTATCCTTGGTTTTCAGCGCCCGAACGCAGTCCGAGAGCATGGCCTCTACCTTGCTTCCCATAAGTAGTATCTGCTGTTTCAGCGAGCTCAATGCCTCGTCAAAGTGATGGTCTATGTGCTGATTCATATTTTTCCTCCGGCATACTGGTAATTGAGATTTGGTTATTTCTTAACCATACCTCCCCGTTATATAATCTTCCGTTCTTTTGTCCGATGGCGCGGTGAAGACTCTGTTCGTGTTGCCGAACTCAACAAGGTCGCCAAGTAGCATAAATCCGCAATCGTCCGATACCCTGGCCGCCTGCTGCATATTATGTGTGACTATCACTATTGTATAGTCCTTTTTGAGGTCCTTCATCAGGTCTTCTATGTGTCCTGTGGCGATCGGATCAAGGGCCGAGCAAGGTTCGTCCATTAAGAGTATATCGGGCCTTACAGCGATAAGCCTTGCAATGCAGAGTCTCTGTTGCTGTTCACCGGATAGTTTGATGGCATTCTCTTTGAGCCTGTCCTTGAGGTCGTTCCAAAGGTTGACAGCTGTC from Deltaproteobacteria bacterium CG11_big_fil_rev_8_21_14_0_20_49_13 harbors:
- a CDS encoding ribulose-phosphate 3-epimerase gives rise to the protein MRLIAPSILSADFGRLAEEVKAVEEAGADIIHVDVMDGHFVPNITIGPDVVKAVRKATAIPLDVHLMIEHPEKYIEKFAEAGADMLSVHFEACDLEKILTAIRKLKCKAGAVINPPSDVEKFLPFVEYADFVLVMTVNPGFGGQSLIHSCLEKIRRLHKHIYEDKKWNKLIEVDGGIKVSNVKEVTSAGGQIIVAGSAIFGKKDYKKAIEELKA
- a CDS encoding methionyl-tRNA formyltransferase — translated: MKLVFMGSPDFAVSSLGALISSKHEVSLVVTQPDKPAGRGRKLTPSPVAEFAKEHDIPTEKPLTLKDNNELLFKIKTLAPDAIIVVAYGKIIPKEILDLPLKGCINVHASLLPKYRGAAPINWAIMNGEQKTGVTTMYMNKKMDEGDILLQCATEITSHDTSETLHEHLAAMGAELLLKTLDRIEAGTLAGLVQDHKEATVFHKLSKEEGLIDWGRSASGIYNRIRGLTPWPGAYTYTEEAGSKKQEARNDKNKLIIYDAAPIEIETKERPGTIIGLDKGIFVATGFGQLCILEVQAPGKKRMPAVEYLKGSGLKVGDRFI
- the def gene encoding peptide deformylase — translated: MTMLNIRTYPDPILHKVAKPVKEVTKDIVKLMDDMAETMYADAGVGLAAPQAGIGLRVIVIDIGTETPAGGKRSNLLQLANPAIISSGGEIEWEEGCLSIPEFRIKMKRREKIVVRALDKKGKTVEIFAEGLLSVAFQHEIDHLNGKLLIDLVSKKEQDKYLKLIKKTSIL
- the priA gene encoding primosomal protein N', giving the protein MRSVQVAIALPLRGAFTYSVPDGLDVRVGNRVMVPLGRRTVVGYVMEECVSQSQREFRIKDILEVLDTEPSLSEKMVELIRWLSDYYFVPIGEMVKTALPNSLAVRTKKKREVTPKETIIDDIFMNEEEVTLSAEQKGAVDDLKERLKEQKFETTLLHGVTGSGKTEVYLRLFEEVIKECRSAILLVPEIGMTPQTVGRIVARFGDCVATYHSGLTEAKRFYEWKRIKDGKAKIVIGTRSAVFAPLKNLGLIIVDEEHDPSYKQDENPRYNGRDTAVMRAKIENVHCILGSATPSIETFTNAKLKKYHYIHLQERPTGAPLPEVEIIDMRLSAKGANISPKLMGAISEVLNKKEQTILFLNRRGFASFVLCEECGEAFTCPNCNITLSYHKENDSLLCHYCEYKIKRANKCLKCGSPRLKDLGTGTERIESELRALFPDARIERFDRDVAVKAGMRSKILSQMRSGKIDILVGTQMVTKGHDFPNVTLVGVLDADHSINFPDFRSGERTFQLLTQVAGRSGRSDKKGKVIIQTYSPEHYSIAASMGHDFFNFYENEIPMRRELSYPPFGRLAMVKVQGLNDAKVMGFAQCLAVSLRGQSPKQSPESKCAHEIASPSQEAGPAMTGVTILGPTPALIHKIRNNYRWQLMLKGSDIKGLRVGLTNVLGHLKKTPRGVKVSIDVDPINML
- the phoU gene encoding phosphate transport system regulatory protein PhoU, which produces MNQHIDHHFDEALSSLKQQILLMGSKVEAMLSDCVRALKTKDTKLAARVVESDHAVNALEVAIDEQCIQLLARYQPAASDLRFITRGLKIVTDLERVGDLAVNASQRVTDILKNGEAPIDLTKMTLLVQNMLKESLDAFVEKDVIKAEEVLKSDDEVDDLTERYITELLNRSETEPKSIRILFPATSIVRYFERIADHSTNIAELAIFMVKGRDVRHGKPT